One Denticeps clupeoides chromosome 3, fDenClu1.1, whole genome shotgun sequence DNA window includes the following coding sequences:
- the shc3 gene encoding SHC-transforming protein 3, producing the protein MLHRTKYNRFRNESVTSVDELLHGLSMNAKVSATPAPSGEPSYTPPAEGLPADPEDSGTTLCTLINKVSSLKFANSSSLLGIKSLPSAVKDLAVSKLQGGGGGAGGGSGSPGPSGPSAATGGSSCASASTGSPCSQQDTGAMSAGKKGRMEETQQQGGEDWNPGAGGLMNKPSRGWLHSSEKISGPGVTYIVKYLGCIEVLRSMRSLDFNTRSQITREAISLLCEAVPGAKGAPRKRKPPSKALSSILGKSNLQFAGMSINLNISTSSLNLMTPDSKQIIANHHMQSISFASGGDPDTTDYVAYVAKDPVNRRACHILECSDGLAQDVISTIGQAFDLRFQQYLQCPSSKLSTLHDRVLSMEESPWTEEEEEPPDHPYYNNIPGKMPPPGGFIDARLAIQTPPEGSQAAGPGVDQTYYQGRPMFVQQGSCDIYSLPEGKSTLPKMGEAPTYVNTQHIDAQVLAALQGECEPSSEGGSRGKTKDSPRKDLFDMKPFEDAILIHSQAPALNKASSVDNSSPLLVRSAAFRAHEELEGQAWYHREMSRKDAEKLLKEDGDFLVRKSTTNPGSYVLTGMHNGLAKHLLLVDPEGTVRTKDHIFESITHLIGHHRDNNLPIVSAGSELCLKQPVGRKQ; encoded by the exons ATGCTTCACCGTACCAAATACAACCGCTTCAGGAATGAGTCTGTGACGTCCGTCGATGAGCTTCTTCACGGCCTCTCCATGAATGCCAAGGTCTCGGCCACTCCGGCCCCCTCCGGCGAGCCCTCCTATACCCCACCGGCTGAGGGGCTCCCCGCCGACCCCGAGGACAGTGGCACGACCCTCTGCACCCTCATTAACAAAGTGTCCAGTCTGAAATTTGCCAACTCCAGCAGCCTGCTGGGCATTAAGAGCTTGCCCTCTGCCGTGAAAGACCTGGCTGTATCCAAGCTGCAGGGGGGAGGAGGTGGAGCTGGCGGCGGCTCTGGGAGCCCTGGCCCTTCCGGCCCCTCCGCAGCTACCGGCGGCAGCTCCTGTGCCTCAGCCTCCACCGGATCGCCGTGCTCCCAGCAGGACACAGGCGCCATGAGTGCAGGCAAGAAGGGGAGGATGGAGGAGACGCAGCAGCAGGGTGGGGAGGACTGGAACCCTGGGGCAGGTGGGCTTATGAATAAGCCCTCCAGGGGATGGTTGCACTCCAGTGAGAAGATCTCTGGACCTGGAGTGACGTATATTGTAAAG TATTTAGGTTGCATAGAAGTCCTTCGCTCAATGAGGTCCCTGGATTTCAACACAAGATCACAAATAACAAG GGAGGCCATCAGTCTGCTGTGTGAGGCTGTACCAGGCGCCAAAGGAGCTCCCCGAAAGAGGAAG CCTCCATCCAAAGCACTGTCTAGTATTTTAGGCAAGAGTAACCTCCAGTTCGCCGGAATGAGCATCAACCTGAACATTTCTACCAGCAGTTTAAACCTGATGACTCCAGATTCTAAGCAG ATAATTGCAAATCATCATATGCAGTCTATTTCCTTTGCATCTGGTGGAGATCCG GATACGACTGATTACGTTGCATATGTAGCTAAAGACCCTGTAAATCGTAGAG CATGCCACATTCTGGAATGCTCTGATGGCCTGGCACAGGATGTGATCAGCACTATTGGCCAAGCATTCGATCTGCGCTTCCAGCAGTACCTCCAGTGTCCCTCTAGCAAGCTTTCCACTCTACATGATAG AGTGCTTAGTATGGAGGAGTCCCCAtggacagaggaagaggaggaaccTCCTGATCATCCTTACTACAACAACATCCCAGGGAAGATGCCACCTCCTGGTGGCTTCATAGATGCTAGACTGGCAATTCAAACACCACCAGAGGGCAGTCAG GCTGCAGGGCCTGGAGTGGACCAGACATATTACCAAGGCAGGCCCATGTTTGTGCAACAAG GATCTTGTGACATATATAGCCTGCCAGAAGGGAAAAGTACATTACCAAAAATGGGAGAGGCTCCCACGTACGTGAACACCCAGCACATAGATGCTCAGGTGCTGGCAGCACTTCAGGGGGAGTGTGAGCCTTCATCTGAAGGGGGCTCAAGGGGGAAAACCAAAGATAGCCCTCGGAAGGATCTGTTTGACATGA AACCATTTGAGGATGCCATCCTGATACACTCGCAGGCTCCAGCACTGAACAAGGCCAGCTCTGTGGACAACTCAAGCCCATTGTTGGTCCGTTCTGCAGCATTCAGGGCCCACGAGGAGCTGGAAGGCCAGGCATGGTACCACCGGGAGATGAGCCGCAAAGATGCAGAGAAGCTGCTAAAGGAGGATGGAGACTTCCTGGTGCGGAAAAGCACCACCAACCCTGGCTCTTATGTCCTTACAGGCATGCACAATGGGCTGGCCAAGCACCTCTTGCTGGTGGATCCCGAAGGCACG gtaCGAACAAAGGATCACATTTTTGAGAGCATCACGCACCTGATCGGCCATCACCGAGACAACAACTTGCCCATTGTGTCTGCTGGAAGTGAACTATGTCTGAAGCAGCCTGTTGGGAGGAAACAGTGA
- the s1pr3b gene encoding sphingosine 1-phosphate receptor 3 gives MGDSALSFSDSALYCAPFDDINRRILVHYNYTGRLDRRKDSGGDLGPRTIIFLVACSFIVLENLVVLVALWRNHKFHSRMYFFIGNLALCDLLSGVAYTVNLLMSGEKTLYLCPAVWFVREGSMFVALGASICSLLAIAIERHLTMIKMRPYDGNKKYRVFLLIGTCWCVAVLLGALPILGWNCLNHLPDCSTILPLYSKKYVAFCISIFMALLLAMSVLYARIYMLVQSSGRKVTSHSSSQRSLALLRTVIIVVGVFIACWMPIFILLLTDVACEHHSCLILMKADWFIALAVLNSGLNPIIYTLASREMRLAFFGLVCGCLIGGTCCSTNSDQSQSKSSSGHSQRPNDQENPEIVVAHKPTAAAFD, from the coding sequence ATGGGAGACTCCGCTCTCTCCTTCAGCGACAGCGCCCTCTACTGTGCGCCTTTCGACGACATTAACAGGCGGATCCTGGTTCACTACAACTACACTGGCAGGCTGGACAGGCGCAAGGACTCAGGCGGAGACCTCGGGCCCAGAACCATCATTTTCCTCGTCGCATGCAGTTTCATAGTGCTGGAAAACCTGGTCGTACTCGTGGCTCTGTGGAGGAACCACAAATTCCACAGCCGCATGTACTTCTTCATAGGAAACCTAGCGCTGTGTGACCTTCTGTCGGGGGTGGCCTACACAGTAAATCTGCTGATGTCAGGAGAAAAGACCCTCTATCTGTGTCCCGCCGTCTGGTTTGTGCGAGAAGGGAGCATGTTTGTGGCCCTTGGTGCCTCAATTTGTAGCCTTCTTGCGATCGCCATTGAGAGACATTTGACCATGATCAAAATGAGGCCTTACGATGGCAATAAAAAGTACAGGGTGTTTCTACTCATCGGGACGTGCTGGTGTGTTGCCGTTTTACTGGGAGCTTTGCCCATACTTGGCTGGAACTGTCTGAACCACCTCCCTGACTGTTCCACCATCCTCCCACTTTATTCCAAAAAATATGTGGCCTTCTGCATCAGCATTTTCATGGCACTCTTGTTAGCGATGTCTGTACTATATGCCCGAATCTACATGCTGGTTCAGTCCAGTGGACGGAAAGTCACCAGTCACAGCAGCTCACAGCGCTCATTGGCACTTCTGCGAACCGTCATTATCGTGGTAGGGGTTTTTATTGCCTGCTGGATGCCGATCTTCATCTTGCTGCTCACTGACGTGGCTTGTGAGCACCATAGCTGTCTGATATTGATGAAGGCTGATTGGTTCATTGCCTTGGCCGTGCTGAACTCCGGCCTGAACCCCATCATCTACACGCTGGCAAGCAGAGAGATGCGGCTGGCCTTTTTTGGCCTGGTTTGTGGCTGTCTCATAGGAGGCACCTGCTGTAGCACCAACTCTGATCAAAGCCAGAGCAAATCAAGCAGCGGCCACAGCCAGAGGCCCAACGATCAGGAAAACCCAGAAATTGTGGTCGCACACAAGCCTACGGCTGCTGCTTTTGATTAA
- the zgc:86839 gene encoding cyclin-dependent kinases regulatory subunit 2 translates to MAHKQIYYSDKYNDDHYEYRHVVLPRELAKQVPKSHLMSEDEWRRLGVQQSLGWVHYMIHEPEPHILLFRRPLPKH, encoded by the exons ATGGCACACAAACAGATCTACTACTCCGACAAATACAACGACGACCATTATGAGTACAG GCATGTGGTTCTGCCCCGGGAACTGGCTAAACAAGTCCCGAAATCTCACTTGATGTCCGAAGATGAGTGGAGGCGACTTGGAGTGCAGCAGTCACTAGGATGGGTGCACTACATGATTCACGAACCAG AACCACACATCCTCTTGTTCCGAAGGCCTCTTCCAAAGCACTGA